The proteins below are encoded in one region of Paeniglutamicibacter cryotolerans:
- a CDS encoding MFS transporter — protein sequence MTTNSIKHKSIDQHIDPGHRRRWAALFVLMLPVLLISVDNTVLSFAVPALTEALLPTGPQLLWIIDIYPLILAGLLVPMGSLGDRFGRRRMLLIGSTGFALVSAAAAFASSAEQLIAARALLGVFGAMLMPATLSLIRNIFTEANERRKAIAVWAAAFSGGAALGPIVGGYLLEHFWWGSVFLMAVPVLFPLLILGPTLIPESKDPKPAPIDPMSIVLAISTLLPIVYGIKEATTADSLLIPIAAILVGLVSGMAFTFRQLRRKNPMLDVRLFKNPIFSGALAVNLLSIFAFVGFIYFLSQHLQLVAGYSPIDAGLLMLPGLAMTVTFGFLAVPLVRRFKTVTVVVAGLAMNAAAYGIVAFFGQSGSVPALMVAFCVLGAGVGMSETLSNDLALGAVPASKAGAASAISETAYEIGSVMGIAVLGSILNAVFAKNLLIPAGLTGQQATDAAQTLGGAHLVASQLPGTKADTAAALLDSAAHAFDTGVMITSIIAVVLTVLAAFIVFCAMRGYSGDVTKKADSTH from the coding sequence ATGACGACGAACAGCATCAAGCACAAGAGCATCGATCAGCACATCGACCCCGGTCACCGACGACGTTGGGCTGCACTGTTCGTATTAATGCTCCCGGTGCTGCTCATCTCGGTGGATAACACAGTACTCAGCTTCGCCGTCCCCGCCCTCACCGAGGCGCTGCTCCCCACCGGACCGCAGCTGCTGTGGATCATCGACATCTATCCGCTGATCCTTGCTGGCCTGCTTGTACCCATGGGCTCGCTCGGCGACAGGTTCGGGCGCCGCAGAATGCTGCTGATCGGCTCCACCGGATTCGCACTGGTCTCCGCGGCCGCCGCCTTCGCCTCCAGCGCCGAGCAGCTCATCGCAGCCCGCGCCCTGCTCGGTGTCTTCGGCGCCATGCTGATGCCCGCAACGCTCTCGCTGATCCGCAACATCTTCACTGAGGCAAACGAGCGCCGCAAGGCCATCGCCGTGTGGGCCGCGGCGTTCTCCGGCGGCGCCGCCTTGGGTCCGATCGTGGGCGGCTATCTGCTCGAACACTTCTGGTGGGGCTCGGTCTTCCTGATGGCGGTCCCAGTCCTCTTCCCGCTGCTGATCCTCGGCCCGACATTGATCCCCGAATCCAAGGACCCGAAGCCTGCTCCCATCGATCCGATGAGCATCGTGCTGGCCATTTCGACGCTGCTGCCGATCGTGTACGGCATCAAGGAAGCCACCACGGCTGACAGCCTGCTGATACCGATAGCGGCCATTCTGGTTGGCTTGGTCAGTGGAATGGCCTTCACCTTCCGCCAGCTGCGTCGGAAAAATCCGATGCTCGATGTCCGGCTGTTCAAGAATCCCATCTTCAGCGGAGCCTTGGCAGTCAACCTGCTGAGCATCTTCGCGTTCGTCGGATTCATCTACTTCCTGTCCCAGCACCTGCAGCTGGTTGCGGGCTACTCTCCCATCGATGCGGGCCTGCTGATGCTGCCCGGGCTGGCCATGACGGTGACGTTCGGGTTCCTCGCCGTACCCCTGGTGCGCCGCTTCAAGACGGTCACCGTTGTCGTGGCCGGCCTGGCCATGAACGCCGCGGCTTACGGGATCGTCGCATTCTTCGGGCAGAGCGGTTCCGTCCCGGCACTCATGGTCGCCTTCTGCGTCCTGGGGGCAGGCGTCGGCATGTCCGAAACCCTGTCCAACGACCTTGCACTGGGGGCCGTCCCGGCTTCCAAGGCGGGCGCCGCCTCGGCCATCTCCGAAACCGCCTACGAGATCGGCTCGGTCATGGGCATCGCCGTTCTGGGCAGCATACTGAACGCCGTGTTCGCGAAGAACCTCTTGATTCCCGCCGGCCTGACCGGCCAGCAGGCCACCGATGCCGCCCAGACACTGGGCGGAGCGCATCTGGTCGCCTCACAACTTCCGGGCACCAAGGCCGATACCGCGGCGGCTCTGCTGGATTCCGCCGCACATGCCTTTGATACGGGCGTCATGATCACCTCCATCATTGCCGTGGTCCTCACCGTCCTAGCCGCATTCATCGTCTTCTGTGCCATGCGCGGATACAGCGGGGACGTCACGAAAAAGGCTGACAGCACCCACTAG
- a CDS encoding LLM class flavin-dependent oxidoreductase: MSIPLSILDLAPIRRGGTAAQTFQESVELAQTAEAEGYQRIWYAEHHNMPSIASSATSVLIGHIAHHTSTIRLGAGGIMLPNHSPLVIAEQFGTLETLFPGRIDLGLGRAPGSDQLTFRALRREHAAADAFPHDVLELQGYLAGESRIPGVNAYPGHGTNVPLYILGSSLYGARLAAQLGLPYSFASHFAPDALLQAVALYRAEFQPSEYQAEPYVIAGVGVVAAETDEAALATMEQVKRDRVRMFLGRGRATEFTDDELEMVLDSPAGESVLKMLQYTAVGSGESVARYLGEFAQLAGADELITVHNSSSARDRLSSVRITARSMA, from the coding sequence GTGAGCATTCCCTTATCGATACTTGACCTGGCCCCCATCCGCCGCGGTGGCACAGCCGCACAGACCTTCCAAGAAAGCGTCGAACTGGCGCAGACGGCAGAAGCAGAGGGATACCAGCGCATCTGGTATGCCGAGCACCACAACATGCCATCGATCGCCTCCAGCGCCACCAGCGTGCTGATCGGCCACATTGCGCACCACACCAGCACCATTCGCCTCGGCGCCGGCGGCATCATGCTGCCCAACCATTCCCCGCTGGTGATCGCCGAACAGTTCGGCACCCTCGAAACCCTCTTCCCCGGACGCATCGACCTGGGCCTGGGACGGGCCCCGGGCAGCGACCAGCTCACGTTCAGGGCCCTGCGCCGCGAACATGCTGCCGCTGATGCGTTCCCGCACGACGTGCTCGAGCTCCAGGGCTACCTCGCCGGAGAATCGAGGATCCCCGGTGTTAATGCCTACCCGGGCCACGGGACGAATGTTCCACTCTATATCCTGGGCTCCAGCCTCTATGGTGCCCGGCTTGCCGCCCAGTTGGGCCTGCCCTACTCCTTCGCCTCGCACTTCGCACCCGATGCGCTGCTCCAGGCGGTGGCCCTGTACCGGGCCGAGTTCCAGCCATCGGAGTACCAGGCCGAACCGTATGTGATCGCCGGGGTCGGCGTCGTTGCAGCGGAGACAGACGAAGCGGCGTTGGCCACCATGGAACAGGTCAAGCGCGATCGGGTGCGCATGTTCCTGGGCCGAGGCCGCGCCACCGAGTTCACCGATGACGAACTGGAAATGGTCTTGGATTCCCCCGCCGGCGAATCGGTGCTGAAGATGCTCCAATACACGGCTGTTGGCAGCGGGGAAAGCGTCGCCCGCTACCTGGGCGAGTTCGCGCAGCTGGCCGGTGCCGACGAGCTGATCACCGTGCACAATTCATCGAGCGCCCGGGATCGACTGTCCTCCGTGCGCATCACGGCACGCTCCATGGCCTAA
- a CDS encoding cold-shock protein: MATGTVKWFNAEKGFGFIAPDDNSDDVFAHYSAIQSNGFRSLEEGQRVEFEVTQGQKGLQATDIRPL, translated from the coding sequence ATGGCAACTGGTACCGTCAAGTGGTTCAACGCTGAAAAGGGCTTCGGCTTCATCGCTCCGGACGACAACTCGGACGACGTGTTCGCACACTACTCCGCCATCCAGTCGAACGGCTTCCGTTCGCTCGAAGAGGGCCAGCGCGTCGAGTTCGAAGTTACCCAGGGCCAGAAGGGCCTGCAGGCCACCGATATTCGTCCCCTCTAA